GAGCAGATGACCAAGCGCCTGGGCGATATTCCGATGACACAGGCACTACAGGGACTCGACAATCAAACGCCGAAGTACGATTCGCAGAAGGACGTGTATGTGCAGATTCTGAAATGGCTCGACGATGCCAATAGCGATCTGACTTCGTTGATTGCCAAAAACGACAATAATCTGGCAGGTGATATTTACCTGAATAACAGCCTGGCCAAGTGGCAAAAAGTGGTGAACACGTACAAACTGCGTGTGCTGATCAGTCTGTCAAAAAAAGAATCAGATGCGGATCTGAACGTTAAAGCGCGTTTTGCCGATGTGGTGAATAACCCCACCAAGTATCCGCTGATGGCGTCGATGGACGATAACCTGCAGTACATCTACAACAACCAGTATAACAAGTATAATCGGAACCCCGATAACTTTGGTCAGAATGCCACGCGCGAAAATATGGCCGCTACCTATCTGGGGACACTGACAACGTTGAAAGATCCGCGCACGTTTGTCGTAGCCGAACCGGCTACGGCCAAAGTGGCAGCAGGTGTCAAACCAACTGATTTTGCCGCGTTTGTGGGTGCATCGTCGGGCGAAGATCTGGCGATCATGTCATCGAACGCCAATCAGGGGCTTTATTCGTTCCAGAACCGAAAACACTACTACAGCACCTATACGGCTGAGCCTTACATCCTTGTTGGTTATCCTGAACTACAGTTTTCTCTGGCCGAAGGGATCAACCGGGGTTGGGCGGCTGGTAATGCGGAAGAGTATTACAAAAACGGCATTCTGGCATCGTGGGGATTTTATGGGCTGAAAGATGGGGCCAATACGGTGTATTTCTCGGCCGACGGTGGGTATAAAGTGTTCAACACCTATACGGTCAATGTAAGCTTTGCCGATTACTACGCGCAGTCGGCGGTGAAGTATGCGGGCAATTCGGCTGATGGGCTGAAGCAGATTCTGACCCAGAAATACCTGGCCTTTGCCCAACAGTCGGGTCTGGAAGCGTTTTATAATCAGCGTCGGACGGGCGTACCGACCTTTTTGGTTGGTCCCGGAACGGGCAACAGCCAGCGAATCCCGCTCCGCTGGCAGTATCCGGCAACCGAACGGTCGTATAACGCGGCCAATAATACAGCGGCTGTTCAGGGCCAGTACGGCGGTAACGACGACATCAATGCCGCTATGTGGAGTTTGAAATAAACCCATCGGGAATGCCCAGGCAATCATTTGTCTAGGCATTCCCGATGATTGAAAAATTCGATACCAACCATCAATCCCCCGGTTGGACCAACTATTGAAACCGTTCCTGGCTTTTACCGAGAACGGTTATTGGGCGTTTAAGGGGATTCCTTTATTTTTAACGCATTCCTGCTTGAAGCCGCCCCAACTGGTCTATTTTCGTCCATCCGTTTTTACCTTATGAACCGTCGAACCCTTCTCAAATCTGCCAGCTTACTACCGTTTGTACCTGGTTTAACACCTGAATCGTCGTCACAGAATCTGGCCCGCAAGCGTAGTGTTCGATTCGCCTACGTGGGCGATACGCACATTACACCCGAAACGACGCCCATGAAAGGGGTTGCCAATTGTTTCCATCACGTACAAAATCAGGCTGATAAGCCTGCGTTTGTGCTGCATGGGGGCGACGTAATCATGGATGCGCTGAAACAGGATCGGGCCGAGGTGCAGAAACAGTGGGATGCCTGGCATACGGTTGTAAAAGCCGAGAACTCGCTGCCCATCGAATATTGCATCGGTAACCACGACGTATGGGGATATGAAGAGGCCAAGAGCGATCCTATGTATGGTAAAAAATGGGCCGTCGATCTGATGCGTATTGGCGAGCGATACCGTAGCTTTGACCGAAACGGCTGGCATTTTATCATGCTCGACAGTGTTCAGCTAACGCCCGAAAACAAATGGTATACGGGCTTTATCGACCCGCAGCAGTTGGAATGGCTGAAGAACGATCTGGCAAAAACGAATCCGAAAACGCCCGTGCTAATTCTGTCGCACATTCCTATTTTCAGCCCTACGGCCTTTTTTAGTGAAGCGAACGTTAAAAATGGCAACTGGGCTATTTCGGGCGGACTGGTATTAGCCAATACGCCCGAGTTGCTGAAGCTATTTTATCAATACCCAAACGTGAAAGCGGCCCTGAGTGGGCACATGCACCTGCTCGACCGGGTCGATTACAACGGCGTGTCCTACTTCTGCAATGGGGCTGTGTCGGGCAACTGGTGGAAAAGCGATACCTATCAGCAAACGAAAGCGGGGTACGCCCTGTTTGACCTGTTCGACGACGGAAGCATTGAACGAACTTACCTTCAGTACACATAATCTATGCAAGTTATCGCTGATCTCTTCGCCCAAGGTGGGCAGGATGCTTATTTTGGGGAGCCTGTAACCCAGATTGAACACGCACTGCAATGTGCCCATCTGGCCGAAAAGGCTGGGGCGGATGAAGAAACCATTGTAGCCGCTTTTCTGCACGATATTGGTCACCTGCTTCCGCCCGACTTAGCCAATGGCTACATGGATGGGTACGGTACAGTAGACCATGAACGACTCGGTGCCGACTATCTGCGGGAACTTGGCTTTTCGGAGAAAGTCGCGCAACTGATTGAGCATCACGTGAATGCCAAGCGGTATCTGGTCTATAAAAATGCGGCTTACTTTGATCGGCTGTCGGAGGCCAGTCTGAAAACGCTGGAGTTTCAGGGCGGACCCATGAAACCGGGCGAAGCGCTGGCCTTTGAAACCAATCCCTATTTTCGGGAAATTCTACAGGTACGTGGCTGGGACGAACAGGCGAAAATCCCCGGTCTGCCTACGCCGGATATGGCCTATTATCTGGCAATGGCTCAACGGGTAGAGAGTTCTGGTAATTAACTATGAAATTCGCTCCATTTCTTCTTCTGCTTGTTTCGCTATCTGCGTTCGCCCAACGTACCTATACGACCTTGCAGGTGCCAGGTCGGGCGGAGTTCTGCAAAATTGATACGGCTGGCCGATCTGTCCTGCCAAGTGGACGCTATGTGACACCTGCAGGGCGAACCATTCGCATTACGAACGATCCGTTTGGGTTAGCTATATCGCCCAATGGGCAGCGGGCTGTTTCGCTGCACGACGGCGTGTTGACCGTTCTGCACTTGTCTCGGGCCGGAACCTCACAGCCTGAGTCGGTTACGGCTATCCGTATTCCCGATTATGCCGGTAAAATTCCTGAAGCGTTAAAAGCAGGCTCGTTTCTGGGCGTTGCTTTTGCGGCCGACAACAAAATAGCCTACCTGAGCAATGGTGATAAAGGCCGGGTACTCATCTTTGATACCGATCAGTTCCAAACCATCGACAGCATCAATCTGGATGGCAATGGCTATACCGATAGCTTTACATCGGACCTGCTCCTGAATGGCAATGAATTGCTTGCGCTTGATCGCGCCAATTTCCGGTTGGTACGGATCGATCTGGCTACCAAACGAATCACGGCTTCGATTCCGACCGGACGGCAACCCTTCGGCCTGGCCATTAGCCCGGATCGGCAGTTGGCGTTCGTGGCGAACGTTGGGCTGTATGCCTACCCCAAAGTACCCGGTGTAACCAAAGAGAATCAGGAAACAATGGCCCTGAAGTTTCCGCCGTATGCGGCTCATACCAAAGAGTCGGAGGAGGGGGTTGAAGCGGAGGGTCGTCGGATACCGGGCCTGGGAAGCCCCCTGGTCGATGAAGCCATGAGTGTCTGGACGGTTAATTTGCGGACCAACAAGGTCGTTCGGAAAATCAAGACCGGCGTTCAGATTGGCGAAATGATCGAGGAGGCCGAAGTGGTTGGTGGAGCTTCGCCAAACTCGGTGGTGGTTGGAAGTCGATACGCGTACGTTTCCAATGCCACCAACGACAATATTTCCATTATCGACTATAAACCCGGTGGTCGTTCAGTTCCCAGATTAGCCGGAACCATTGCGCTGAAAATTGACCCGAAACTGGATCGGTTCCGGGGATTGATGCCGTTTGGTATGGCGCTAACCAAAGACGAAAAAACGCTGTACGTGGCACTCCTGGCCTTCAATGCCGTAGCCGTAGTCGATGTGCCAACCCGCACCGTTCGCGGA
This window of the Spirosoma aerolatum genome carries:
- a CDS encoding HD domain-containing protein, which encodes MQVIADLFAQGGQDAYFGEPVTQIEHALQCAHLAEKAGADEETIVAAFLHDIGHLLPPDLANGYMDGYGTVDHERLGADYLRELGFSEKVAQLIEHHVNAKRYLVYKNAAYFDRLSEASLKTLEFQGGPMKPGEALAFETNPYFREILQVRGWDEQAKIPGLPTPDMAYYLAMAQRVESSGN
- a CDS encoding SusD/RagB family nutrient-binding outer membrane lipoprotein gives rise to the protein MKIHKHILLPVLALGLMLTSCEKPFDQLEQDPNRPTSAPASLVFNGVLNDMYSIAGGGAWNDSQRYNQFYASNYNYYATNEYSWTSTGLYYTTLKNVVKMEQEAKKAGLPDMNAYSALGKFFRAYFFEQMTKRLGDIPMTQALQGLDNQTPKYDSQKDVYVQILKWLDDANSDLTSLIAKNDNNLAGDIYLNNSLAKWQKVVNTYKLRVLISLSKKESDADLNVKARFADVVNNPTKYPLMASMDDNLQYIYNNQYNKYNRNPDNFGQNATRENMAATYLGTLTTLKDPRTFVVAEPATAKVAAGVKPTDFAAFVGASSGEDLAIMSSNANQGLYSFQNRKHYYSTYTAEPYILVGYPELQFSLAEGINRGWAAGNAEEYYKNGILASWGFYGLKDGANTVYFSADGGYKVFNTYTVNVSFADYYAQSAVKYAGNSADGLKQILTQKYLAFAQQSGLEAFYNQRRTGVPTFLVGPGTGNSQRIPLRWQYPATERSYNAANNTAAVQGQYGGNDDINAAMWSLK
- a CDS encoding metallophosphoesterase family protein, with translation MNRRTLLKSASLLPFVPGLTPESSSQNLARKRSVRFAYVGDTHITPETTPMKGVANCFHHVQNQADKPAFVLHGGDVIMDALKQDRAEVQKQWDAWHTVVKAENSLPIEYCIGNHDVWGYEEAKSDPMYGKKWAVDLMRIGERYRSFDRNGWHFIMLDSVQLTPENKWYTGFIDPQQLEWLKNDLAKTNPKTPVLILSHIPIFSPTAFFSEANVKNGNWAISGGLVLANTPELLKLFYQYPNVKAALSGHMHLLDRVDYNGVSYFCNGAVSGNWWKSDTYQQTKAGYALFDLFDDGSIERTYLQYT